In the Apteryx mantelli isolate bAptMan1 chromosome 1, bAptMan1.hap1, whole genome shotgun sequence genome, one interval contains:
- the MAFF gene encoding transcription factor MafF isoform X2, giving the protein MATDGLSSKALKVKRELGENTPLLSDEELMGLSVRELNHHLRGLSKEEVARLKQRRRTLKNRGYAASCRVKRVCQKEELQKQKMELEWEVDKLARENAAMRLELDTLRGKYEALQGFARTVAAHGPPAKVATASVITIVKSGTNQAAYS; this is encoded by the exons ATGGCCACGGATGGACTCTCTAGCAAGGCCTTGAAG GTGAAGCGGGAGCTGGGGGAGAACACGCCGCTGCTGTCGGACGAGGAGCTGATGGGGCTGTCAGTGCGGGAGCTCAACCACCACCTGCGGGGCCTCTCCAAGGAGGAGGTGGCGCGGCTGAAGCAGCGCCGGCGGACACTGAAGAACCGGGGCTACGCGGCCAGCTGCCGGGTGAAGCGGGTCTGCCAGAaggaagagctgcagaagcagaagaTGGAGCTGGAGTGGGAGGTGGACAAGCTGGCCCGGGAGAACGCCGCCATGCGCCTGGAGCTCGACACCCTCCGCGGCAAGTACGAGGCCCTGCAGGGCTTCGCCCGCACCGTGGCTGCCCACGGGCCCCCCGCCAAGGTGGCCACTGCCAGCGTCATCACCATCGTCAAGTCCGGCACCAACCAGGCTGCCTACTCCTAG
- the MAFF gene encoding transcription factor MafF isoform X1, translating into MATDGLSSKALKVSLRASPGGAGSPSRSGGGAVAGVSGGHPSLRQVKRELGENTPLLSDEELMGLSVRELNHHLRGLSKEEVARLKQRRRTLKNRGYAASCRVKRVCQKEELQKQKMELEWEVDKLARENAAMRLELDTLRGKYEALQGFARTVAAHGPPAKVATASVITIVKSGTNQAAYS; encoded by the coding sequence ATGGCCACGGATGGACTCTCTAGCAAGGCCTTGAAGGTGAGCCTGAGGGCATCCCCGGGGGGGGCTGGCTCCCCTTCCCGCAGCGGCGGGGGTGCCGTGGCAGGGGTCTCAGGAGGCCACCCCTCTCTCCGGCAGGTGAAGCGGGAGCTGGGGGAGAACACGCCGCTGCTGTCGGACGAGGAGCTGATGGGGCTGTCAGTGCGGGAGCTCAACCACCACCTGCGGGGCCTCTCCAAGGAGGAGGTGGCGCGGCTGAAGCAGCGCCGGCGGACACTGAAGAACCGGGGCTACGCGGCCAGCTGCCGGGTGAAGCGGGTCTGCCAGAaggaagagctgcagaagcagaagaTGGAGCTGGAGTGGGAGGTGGACAAGCTGGCCCGGGAGAACGCCGCCATGCGCCTGGAGCTCGACACCCTCCGCGGCAAGTACGAGGCCCTGCAGGGCTTCGCCCGCACCGTGGCTGCCCACGGGCCCCCCGCCAAGGTGGCCACTGCCAGCGTCATCACCATCGTCAAGTCCGGCACCAACCAGGCTGCCTACTCCTAG